One window of the Ictidomys tridecemlineatus isolate mIctTri1 chromosome 11, mIctTri1.hap1, whole genome shotgun sequence genome contains the following:
- the Epha2 gene encoding ephrin type-A receptor 2 — MNEQERVLTQLPLRTQGRRGRSCAPAGERAGASRTPRPAYARAGVREPGAGDLSRSEERSMEHRTVGACLALLWGCALVAAAAQGKEVVLLDFEAAKGELGWLTHPYGKGWDLMQSIMDDKPIYMYSVCNVVAGDQDNWLRTNWVYRGEAERIFIELKFTVRDCNSFPGGASSCKETFNLYYAESDVDYGTNFQKRQFTKIDTIAPDEITVSSDFEARNVKLNLEERSVGPLRRKGFYLAFQDIGACVALLSVRVYYKKCPELLQGLARFPETIAGSEAPSLATVAGTCVDHAVVPPGGEEPRMHCAVDGEWLVPIGQCLCQEGYEKVEDACQACSPGFFKPEASERPCLPCPAHTLPSPEGASSCECEEGYFRAPEDPLSMPCTRPPSAPHYLTAVGMGANVELRWTPPQDSGGRDDIVYSVTCEQCWPESGQCGPCEASVRYSEPPHALKRTSVTVSDLEPHMNYTFAVEARNGVSDLVTSRSFRTASVSINQTEPPKVRLEGRSTTSLSVTWSIPPPQQSRVWKYEVTYRKKGDSNSYNVRRTEGFSVTLDDLVPDTTYLVQVQALTQEGQGAGSKVHEFQTLSTEGSSNMAVISGVAVGVFLLLVLAGIGFFIHRRRRSLRARQSAEDVYFSKSEQLKPLKTYVDPHTYEDPNQAVLKFTTEIHPSCVTRQKVIGAGEFGEVYKGTLKASSGKKEVPVAIKTLKAGYTEKQRVDFLSEASIMGQFSHHNIIRLEGVVSKYKPMMIITEYMENGALDKFLREKDGEFSVLQLVGMLRGIASGMKYLANMNYVHRDLAARNILVNSNLVCKVSDFGLSRVLEDDPEATYTTSGGKIPIRWTAPEAISYRKFTSASDVWSYGIVMWEVMAYGERPYWELSNHEVMKAINDGFRLPTPMDCPSAIYQLMMQCWQQDRARRPKFADIVSILDKLIRAPDSLKTLADFDPRVSIRLPSTSGSEGVPFRTVSEWLESIKMQQYTEHFMAAGYNAIEKVVQMTSDDIKRIGVRLPGHQKRIAYSLLGLKDQVNAVGIPI; from the exons ATGAATGAACAGGAGCGGGTTCTCACCCAACTTCCATTAAGGACTCAGGGCAGGAGGGGCAGAAGTTGCGCACCGGCGGGCGAGCGGGCGGGCGCGAGCCGGACTCCGAGGCCTGCGTACGCGCGTGCGGGCGTGCGGGAGCCGGGCGCCGGGGATCTGTCCCGGAGCGAGGAGCGCAGCATGGAGCACCGGACAGTCGGCGCCTGCCTCGCCCTGCTGTGGGGCTGCGCGTTGGTGGCCGCGGCGGCTCAGGGCAAGGAAG TTGTCCTGTTGGATTTTGAGGCTGCAAAAGGAGAACTTGGCTGGCTCACACATCCCTATGGCAAAGGG TGGGACCTGATGCAGAGCATAATGGACGACAAGCCCATCTACATGTACTCCGTGTGCAACGTGGTGGCCGGCGACCAGGACAACTGGCTGCGCACCAACTGGGTGTACCGCGGCGAGGCGGAGCGCATCTTCATCGAGCTCAAGTTCACGGTGCGCGACTGCAACAGCTTCCCCGGTGGCGCCAGCTCCTGCAAGGAGACCTTCAACCTCTACTACGCCGAGTCGGACGTGGACTACGGCACCAACTTCCAGAAGCGCCAGTTCACCAAGATCGACACCATCGCGCCCGATGAGATCACGGTCAGCAGCGACTTCGAGGCGCGCAACGTGAAGCTGAACCTGGAGGAGCGCTCCGTGGGGCCGCTGAGACGCAAGGGCTTCTACCTGGCCTTCCAGGACATCGGTGCCTGCGTGGCTCTGCTGTCTGTCCGCGTCTACTACAAGAAGTGTCCCGAGCTGCTGCAGGGCCTGGCTCGCTTCCCCGAGACCATCGCAGGTTCCGAAGCACCCTCCCTGGCCACCGTGGCCGGCACCTGCGTGGACCATGCTGTGGTGCCGCCAGGGGGCGAAGAGCCCCGCATGCACTGCGCGGTGGATGGCGAGTGGCTGGTGCCCATTGGGCAGTGCCTGTGCCAGGAGGGCTACGAGAAGGTGGAGGACGCCTGTCAGG CCTGTTCACCGGGATTCTTCAAGCCCGAGGCCTCCGAGAGACCCTGCTTGCCGTGCCCGGCACACACGCTGCCGTCCCCCGAGGGTGCCAGCTCCTGCGAGTGCGAGGAGGGCTACTTCCGGGCGCCCGAGGACCCGCTGTCCATGCCCTGCACAC GCCCGCCCTCCGCCCCCCACTACCTCACCGCTGTGGGCATGGGCGCCAACGTGGAGCTGCGGTGGACACCACCCCAGGACAGCGGGGGCCGCGACGACATCGTCTACAGCGTCACCTGTGAACAGTGCTGGCCGGAGTCCGGCCAGTGCGGGCCCTGCGAGGCCAGCGTGCGCTACTCAGAGCCCCCCCACGCGCTGAAGCGGACCAGCGTGACGGTCAGCGACCTGGAGCCCCACATGAACTACACCTTTGCCGTCGAGGCCCGCAATGGTGTCTCGGACCTTGTGACCAGCCGCAGCTTCCGCACGGCCAGTGTCAGCATCAACCAGACAG AGCCCCCCAAGGTGAGGCTGGAGGGCCGCAGCACCACGTCACTCAGCGTCACCTGGAGCATCCCCCCGCCACAGCAGAGCCGAGTGTGGAAGTACGAGGTCACCTACCGCAAGAAG GGGGACTCCAACAGCTACAACGTGCGCCGCACTGAGGGCTTCTCTGTGACCCTGGATGACCTGGTTCCTGACACCACCTACCTGGTCCAGGTGCAGGCGCTGACGCAGGAGGGCCAGGGGGCTGGTAGCAAGGTGCACGAGTTCCAGACGCTGT CCACAGAAGGTTCTAGCAACATGGCAGTGATTAGCGGTGTGGCTGTTGGCGTCTTCTTGCTTCTGGTGCTGGCAGGAATCGGCTTCTTCATCCACCGCAG GAGGAGGAGTCTGCGCGCTCGCCAGTCCGCAGAGGACGTCTACTTCTCCAAGTCAG AGCAGCTGAAGCCCCTGAAGACGTACGTGGACCCTCACACATATGAAGACCCCAATCAGGCTGTGCTCAAGTTCACCACGGAGATCCACCCGTCCTGTGTCACCCGGCAGAAGGTGATCGGAGCAG GAGAGTTTGGGGAGGTGTACAAGGGGACCCTGAAGGCGTCCTCGGGGAAGAAAGAGGTGCCCGTGGCCATCAAGACCCTGAAGGCAGGCTACACAGAGAAGCAGCGCGTGGACTTCCTGAGCGAGGCCAGCATCATGGGCCAGTTCAGCCACCACAATATCATCCGTCTGGAGGGCGTGGTCTCTAAAT ACAAACCCATGATGATCATCACAGAGTACATGGAGAACGGGGCCCTCGACAAGTTCCTCCGG GAGAAGGACGGCGAGTTCAGCGTGCTGCAGCTGGTGGGCATGCTGCGGGGCATCGCGTCGGGCATGAAGTACCTGGCCAACATGAACTACGTCCACCGTGACCTGGCTGCCCGCAACATCTTGGTCAACAGCAACCTGGTCTGCAAGGTGTCCGACTTTGGCCTGTCCCGCGTGCTGGAGGATGACCCCGAGGCCACCTACACCACCAGT GGTGGCAAGATCCCGATCCGGTGGACGGCCCCCGAGGCCATCTCCTACCGCAAGTTCACCTCGGCCAGCGACGTGTGGAGCTACGGCATTGTCATGTGGGAGGTCATGGCCTACGGCGAGCGGCCCTACTGGGAGCTGTCCAACCATGAG GTGATGAAAGCCATCAACGATGGCTTCCGGCTGCCCACGCCCATGGATTGCCCCTCGGCCATCTATCAGCTCATGATGCAGTGCTGGCAGCAGGACCGCGCCCGGCGCCCCAAGTTCGCGGACATCGTCAGCATCCTCGACAAGCTCATCCGCGCCCCCGACTCCCTCAAGACCCTGGCTGACTTCGACCCCCG GGTGTCCATCCGGCTGCCCAGCACCAGCGGCTCAGAGGGAGTGCCCTTCCGCACGGTGTCCGAGTGGCTGGAGTCCATCAAGATGCAGCAGTACACAGAGCACTTCATGGCAGCTGGCTACAATGCCATCGAGAAGGTGGTACAGATGACCAGCGA